Proteins co-encoded in one Spiroplasma gladiatoris genomic window:
- the cmk gene encoding (d)CMP kinase, whose translation MKSKINIAVDGTASSGKSSVLMKVAEQLGLHFIDTGLMYRAFTKLCLENNVDFFNEKQIVNQLQNFNCEYKLNNDVFINNKNYTSFLSDYDVAENIKYIAKIDKVREKMVNLQRKMAEDGGKVMVGRDITTVVLPNADLKIYLDCSAEKRAERRFLQNKKNNITPNDYEDILRQINQRDEWDKNRKNSPLLIAKDAWVIDTSNLEIDQVVELIKNKIETII comes from the coding sequence GTGAAATCAAAAATTAATATTGCAGTTGATGGAACTGCGAGTAGTGGAAAAAGCTCTGTATTAATGAAAGTAGCAGAGCAATTAGGTTTACATTTTATTGATACAGGACTAATGTATAGAGCGTTTACAAAATTATGTTTAGAAAACAATGTAGATTTTTTTAACGAAAAACAAATTGTAAATCAATTACAAAACTTTAATTGTGAATATAAATTAAATAACGACGTATTTATTAATAATAAAAACTATACAAGTTTTTTATCTGACTATGATGTTGCAGAAAATATAAAATATATAGCAAAAATTGATAAAGTCCGTGAAAAAATGGTAAATTTACAAAGAAAAATGGCAGAAGATGGTGGAAAAGTTATGGTTGGTAGAGATATAACAACTGTTGTTTTACCAAATGCTGATTTAAAAATTTATCTAGATTGTTCTGCAGAAAAGCGTGCCGAAAGAAGATTTTTGCAAAATAAAAAAAACAATATAACTCCTAATGATTATGAAGATATTTTAAGACAAATAAACCAAAGAGATGAATGAGATAAAAACCGAAAAAATAGTCCTTTACTTATAGCAAAAGATGCATGAGTAATTGATACAAGTAATTTAGAAATTGATCAAGTTGTAGAATTAATAAAAAATAAAATAGAAACTATAATTTAA
- the der gene encoding ribosome biogenesis GTPase Der encodes MSRKGVVAIVGRPNVGKSTLFNRIIKEKKAIVEDKPGVTRDRMYGNAEWLTRPFIVVDTGGITLQDSAFAKEIKMQAEIAMKEADVIVFTLNFKEGITLEDEAVAKILYKTKKPIILAINKYDKKETFDEAYNYMSFGFGEPYLISSSHGIGIGDLLDCIIEKLPSFNDNDLENNTKLAIVGRPNVGKSSLVNSLVGETRMIVSDIPGTTVDSVDSLIKVNGQNYTIIDTAGMRKKGKIYENLEKYSYLRSLTSINKSDIVLLMLDSSVPISDHDTNIGGFAFDESKPIIIIGNKWDLVEKNTNTMFKKEEEIKAYFKYLNYASVLFVSAKENKRVNKIFDAIELIKKNLKKRIRTSILNEVFNKAQLINPAPNHNGGRLKIYYSSQVEAYLPTFVLFVNNPSYVHFSYKRFLENQIRSQFDFSGVPIKIIFRERK; translated from the coding sequence ATGTCAAGAAAAGGTGTTGTTGCAATTGTTGGAAGGCCAAATGTTGGTAAGTCGACTCTTTTTAATAGAATAATAAAAGAAAAAAAAGCAATTGTAGAAGATAAACCCGGAGTTACTAGAGATAGAATGTATGGTAATGCTGAGTGATTAACAAGACCTTTTATTGTAGTTGATACTGGTGGTATAACACTTCAAGATAGTGCGTTTGCAAAAGAAATCAAGATGCAAGCAGAAATAGCTATGAAAGAAGCGGATGTAATAGTGTTTACATTAAATTTTAAAGAAGGAATTACTTTAGAAGATGAAGCAGTGGCAAAAATACTTTATAAAACAAAAAAACCAATAATCTTAGCTATAAACAAATATGATAAAAAAGAAACTTTTGATGAAGCATATAATTATATGTCGTTTGGTTTTGGCGAACCATATTTAATATCTTCTTCTCACGGTATTGGGATTGGTGATTTACTAGATTGTATAATTGAAAAATTACCTAGTTTTAATGATAACGATTTAGAAAATAACACTAAACTAGCAATTGTTGGAAGACCAAATGTTGGAAAATCAAGTTTAGTAAACTCATTGGTTGGAGAAACTAGAATGATAGTTTCAGATATTCCCGGAACAACTGTTGATAGTGTGGACTCTTTAATTAAAGTAAATGGTCAAAACTATACAATTATTGATACAGCAGGAATGAGAAAAAAAGGGAAAATTTATGAAAATTTAGAAAAATATAGTTATTTAAGGTCTCTAACATCAATTAATAAATCAGATATAGTTTTACTTATGCTTGACTCTAGTGTTCCCATAAGTGATCATGACACTAATATTGGAGGATTTGCTTTTGATGAAAGTAAACCTATAATAATAATTGGTAATAAATGAGATTTAGTTGAAAAAAACACAAACACAATGTTTAAAAAAGAAGAAGAAATAAAAGCCTACTTTAAATATTTAAATTATGCAAGCGTTTTATTTGTTTCTGCAAAAGAAAACAAAAGAGTTAATAAAATATTTGATGCGATTGAATTAATTAAAAAGAATCTAAAAAAACGAATTAGAACTAGTATCTTAAATGAAGTTTTTAATAAGGCACAATTAATTAATCCTGCTCCAAATCATAATGGTGGAAGACTTAAAATTTATTACTCTTCACAAGTTGAAGCTTATTTGCCAACATTTGTATTATTTGTAAATAACCCAAGTTATGTACATTTCTCATATAAAAGATTTTTAGAAAATCAAATAAGATCACAATTTGATTTTAGCGGTGTTCCTATAAAAATAATATTTAGAGAAAGGAAATAA
- a CDS encoding NAD(P)H-dependent glycerol-3-phosphate dehydrogenase codes for MKKTKVTIIGTGAYGTVLANVLADNGHEVIMYGIDNMQVHDINTNHLNTRFFQDLLINNNIRATTDIELAMKEAQVVILSTPTFAIDDAVDKIIKFGKREMHIINVAKGLDENSLDVLSKHIINKLKYSNIMKSFGAIYGPSVAIEVIMRKPTCVMSCNSDLETANYIAELFTNNYFIVKSTTDLVGCEIAAALKNTVAIASGILHGFGAADNAKASLITIGNAEIFNIAKSYGAKLETFMNFATLGDLILTASSQKSRNFSLGVQIAQKDDAAAVLRYHKNTVEGVKTCEIAFKIVKKLKISSPLFEIMYKILYNKGKPSVLINDFFKYAKVV; via the coding sequence ATGAAAAAAACAAAAGTAACAATTATTGGTACAGGTGCATATGGTACAGTTCTTGCCAATGTATTAGCTGATAATGGACATGAAGTTATTATGTATGGTATTGACAATATGCAAGTTCACGATATAAATACAAATCATTTAAACACAAGATTTTTTCAAGACTTATTAATTAACAATAACATTAGAGCAACAACAGATATTGAATTGGCAATGAAAGAAGCGCAAGTTGTAATTTTATCAACTCCAACTTTTGCTATTGATGATGCTGTTGATAAAATTATAAAATTTGGTAAAAGAGAAATGCATATAATAAATGTTGCAAAGGGTTTAGATGAAAACAGTTTAGATGTACTTAGCAAACATATTATCAATAAATTAAAATATAGCAATATAATGAAATCTTTTGGTGCAATTTATGGTCCTTCTGTTGCAATTGAAGTTATTATGAGAAAACCAACTTGTGTTATGAGTTGTAATAGTGATCTAGAAACTGCAAATTATATTGCTGAATTATTTACAAATAATTACTTTATTGTAAAATCAACTACTGACTTAGTTGGTTGTGAAATAGCTGCAGCTTTAAAAAATACTGTAGCAATAGCTAGTGGCATATTACATGGATTTGGTGCTGCAGATAATGCAAAAGCATCACTAATAACAATTGGAAATGCTGAAATATTTAACATAGCTAAATCTTATGGAGCTAAATTAGAAACTTTTATGAATTTTGCAACTTTAGGAGATTTAATTTTAACAGCAAGTTCTCAAAAATCTAGAAACTTTTCATTAGGTGTTCAAATAGCTCAAAAAGACGATGCAGCTGCCGTTTTAAGATATCATAAAAATACAGTTGAAGGCGTTAAAACTTGTGAAATCGCGTTTAAGATAGTTAAAAAACTAAAAATTTCATCACCATTATTTGAAATAATGTATAAAATACTATACAATAAGGGTAAGCCTAGTGTGTTAATCAATGATTTTTTTAAATACGCAAAGGTAGTATAG
- a CDS encoding HU family DNA-binding protein — translation MTKKELSDKLASEFNQSKADGEKMVNFIFDAIASSLVNGEEVAIAGFGKFATADRAAREGVNPSTGEKIKIEATTVAKFKVAKQLKEAVAKK, via the coding sequence ATGACAAAAAAAGAATTGTCTGATAAATTAGCTTCAGAATTTAACCAATCAAAAGCTGATGGTGAAAAAATGGTTAACTTCATTTTTGATGCTATTGCAAGTAGTTTAGTTAATGGTGAAGAAGTTGCTATTGCCGGATTTGGAAAATTCGCTACTGCAGACCGTGCTGCAAGAGAAGGTGTTAATCCTTCAACAGGGGAAAAAATTAAAATTGAAGCAACAACAGTTGCTAAGTTTAAAGTTGCAAAACAACTTAAAGAAGCAGTAGCTAAAAAATAA
- a CDS encoding DnaD family protein: MFDLLKNGVINKKSLLILNYSKLEINENQLAILLIIMELSNEEQKNFTPSQIAKYMYLDKDQIEQEISNLLIKELIRIEQKGKKAVLDLTPLFNKIIVNLEEQNSNLANDIKYSFIEQMLNIKLSQEDIDVIIEYINQGLSKPKILSIITENKIDNFEALKDHLDEYVKKSKTLKITRYNWLND; encoded by the coding sequence ATGTTTGATTTATTAAAAAATGGTGTCATTAACAAAAAAAGTCTACTTATATTAAACTACTCAAAACTAGAAATTAACGAAAATCAATTAGCCATCTTATTAATAATAATGGAATTGTCAAATGAAGAACAAAAAAACTTTACACCCTCACAAATTGCAAAGTATATGTATTTAGATAAAGATCAAATAGAACAAGAAATTAGTAATCTTTTAATAAAAGAATTGATAAGAATTGAGCAAAAAGGAAAAAAAGCCGTACTAGATTTAACACCTTTATTTAATAAAATAATTGTTAATTTAGAAGAACAAAATTCAAACCTAGCTAATGATATAAAATACTCATTTATTGAGCAAATGTTAAATATTAAACTTTCTCAAGAAGATATAGATGTAATTATCGAATATATCAACCAAGGTCTTTCTAAACCAAAAATATTATCAATTATTACTGAAAATAAAATTGATAATTTTGAAGCCTTAAAAGATCATTTAGATGAATATGTAAAAAAATCAAAAACGTTAAAAATAACTAGATATAACTGATTAAATGATTAA
- a CDS encoding Holliday junction resolvase RecU: MILANKGMYLETIINNCLEFWISLGLLVQKMPVNNKLISIENNIIKAKLDKNQFCDYNGIYKGFYLEFEAKETSKNYFDLNNLKKNQVDKLDLIMKLKGLTFILIYFHMYDKYFCLNYSYIKKFRKKKIEYDWFINNCYELQRKNLVLDLISYLNHLISYI; encoded by the coding sequence ATGATACTTGCAAATAAAGGAATGTATTTAGAAACGATAATAAATAATTGTTTAGAGTTTTGAATAAGTTTGGGTTTACTTGTTCAAAAAATGCCTGTCAATAACAAACTAATAAGTATTGAAAATAATATAATTAAAGCTAAATTAGATAAGAACCAATTTTGCGACTATAATGGAATCTATAAAGGTTTTTATTTAGAATTCGAAGCAAAAGAAACTAGTAAAAATTATTTTGATCTTAATAATTTAAAAAAAAATCAAGTTGACAAACTTGATCTTATTATGAAATTAAAAGGTTTAACGTTTATTCTCATTTACTTTCACATGTATGATAAATATTTTTGTTTAAATTATTCATATATAAAAAAATTTAGGAAAAAGAAAATTGAATATGATTGATTTATAAATAATTGTTATGAATTGCAAAGAAAAAATTTAGTTCTAGATTTAATTAGCTATCTTAATCATTTAATCAGTTATATCTAG
- a CDS encoding DivIVA domain-containing protein, whose amino-acid sequence MANINAKLSKKEILEKEFEVEYKGYKVEEVDAFLDIVSEDYKYYEDMEIKKDKIIMDLSKKLDDLTEELNQTMATLKLTEQQQEELARKGLNSSALIKRISALEKTNFNKD is encoded by the coding sequence ATGGCTAATATTAATGCAAAACTTAGTAAAAAAGAAATTTTAGAAAAAGAATTTGAAGTCGAATATAAAGGATATAAAGTTGAAGAAGTAGATGCTTTTTTAGATATTGTTAGTGAAGATTATAAATACTATGAAGATATGGAAATTAAAAAAGATAAAATAATTATGGACTTATCAAAAAAATTAGATGATTTAACTGAAGAATTGAATCAAACTATGGCAACTTTAAAATTAACAGAACAACAACAAGAAGAATTAGCGAGAAAAGGTTTAAACTCTTCTGCACTTATCAAACGTATATCTGCTCTTGAAAAAACAAATTTTAATAAAGATTAA
- a CDS encoding CinA family protein: MKYLFEYLQKNNLSLSSCESFTGGMFASLFSDIPGASNYFKGSFICYSNDFKIEHLKINQQVIKKNSEVSKEVLELMLKNTKQILKTDVVFAFSGFATPIDVNNSRSGLSYLGFLINDKCYIYQFIIKEDISRSEYKKQAIDFVLRKFASI; this comes from the coding sequence ATGAAATATTTATTTGAATATTTACAAAAAAATAATTTAAGCTTATCAAGTTGTGAATCTTTTACTGGTGGAATGTTTGCTAGTTTATTTAGTGATATACCTGGAGCAAGTAATTATTTTAAAGGTAGTTTTATTTGTTATTCAAATGATTTTAAGATTGAACACTTGAAAATTAATCAACAAGTTATTAAAAAAAATAGTGAAGTTTCAAAAGAAGTATTAGAATTAATGTTAAAAAACACAAAACAAATTTTAAAAACCGATGTTGTATTTGCATTTAGTGGTTTTGCAACCCCAATTGATGTTAATAACTCAAGAAGTGGATTAAGTTATCTAGGATTTTTAATAAATGATAAATGTTATATATATCAATTTATAATTAAAGAAGATATTAGTAGAAGTGAATATAAAAAACAAGCTATTGATTTTGTTTTAAGAAAATTTGCATCTATTTAA
- the recA gene encoding recombinase RecA yields the protein MIKNTDTNLEKEVIFNMDNIYDDPNFKAVLKDIEKTFGKGSIMRLGDKANNLIDTISSGSFLIDKAIGIGGYPKGRIIEIFGPESSGKTTLSLHAISEAQKNKGRAAFIDAEHALDPRYAKNLGVDVENLIVAQPDSGEQALDILEMLVKSNTMDIVVVDSVAALVPKSELEGEMGDQQIGLQARLMSKALRKLNGIISKTNTTVIFINQLREKVGVIFGNPETTPGGRALRFYSSVRMEVRKGETITTNGEASANKIKIKIVKNKVSPPFKTCTIIIAYNKGIERDLEIIEMATLYNVLTRAGVWYSYNEEKIGQGKESVREWFKNNQDKFLEIQNKISELMK from the coding sequence ATGATAAAAAACACAGATACAAATTTAGAAAAGGAAGTAATTTTTAATATGGATAATATATATGACGATCCAAACTTTAAAGCTGTATTAAAAGATATTGAAAAAACTTTTGGTAAAGGGTCAATCATGAGACTTGGGGATAAAGCAAACAATTTAATTGATACTATTTCAAGTGGAAGTTTTTTGATCGATAAAGCAATTGGAATTGGAGGCTATCCAAAAGGAAGGATTATAGAAATTTTTGGTCCTGAATCAAGTGGAAAAACAACTTTATCTTTACATGCAATTTCTGAAGCACAAAAAAACAAAGGAAGAGCTGCTTTTATTGATGCAGAACACGCTTTAGATCCAAGGTATGCAAAAAATTTAGGAGTTGATGTTGAAAACTTAATTGTTGCTCAACCTGATTCTGGAGAACAAGCGCTTGATATATTAGAAATGCTAGTTAAATCAAATACAATGGATATTGTGGTTGTTGATTCAGTTGCTGCACTTGTGCCTAAAAGTGAATTGGAAGGTGAAATGGGAGATCAACAAATTGGTTTACAAGCCAGACTTATGTCAAAAGCTTTGAGAAAATTGAACGGGATTATTTCTAAAACCAATACAACTGTTATTTTTATAAATCAATTAAGAGAAAAAGTAGGGGTAATATTTGGTAATCCAGAAACAACTCCTGGTGGTAGAGCTTTAAGATTTTATTCATCTGTAAGAATGGAAGTTAGAAAAGGCGAAACAATCACGACTAATGGTGAAGCAAGTGCAAATAAAATAAAGATTAAAATTGTTAAAAATAAAGTCTCACCTCCATTTAAAACTTGTACAATAATTATTGCATATAACAAAGGTATTGAAAGAGATTTAGAAATAATTGAAATGGCAACTTTGTATAATGTTTTAACAAGAGCTGGTGTTTGATATTCATATAATGAAGAAAAAATTGGACAAGGAAAAGAATCGGTTAGAGAATGATTTAAAAACAATCAAGATAAGTTTTTAGAGATACAAAATAAAATTTCAGAATTAATGAAATAA
- a CDS encoding Rnase Y domain-containing protein — protein MTNLEDNSWFIVVTILAITIFLLMLYCCYLLFNRRRNHVIKKAKEEAKKIKMEALASAKIEATILKNTIEEELYSKRLEIDHESAILEQKKVKYFEDLENLNLRESKIVEQQLENNRVKNKLSIDVDNVVEILEKLANMSSEEAKQRLESYVENAYLEDIYKEIKAKEDLLRLNSRETALNILIDAMEKAHVQVSTEKNTTIFKLEDDSLKGKIIGREGRNVKTFQQYGGVDIIIDEVPNRIVISSFNPIRREIAYNTLAELIKIGRLQPAAIEETLLLEEQKIQESFLKTGLEVTKELNIFDFPEEIIINLGKLKHRFSYGQSVLQHSIEVAKIARSIAETLELDTEIALKAGLLHDIGKAIDFEQEGSHVLLGTNLLKTYKMDNIIVNCVESHHGDVEKKSVYAEIISISDTISAARYGARNNGAEEFFERLKEVEEECEKFYGVLRAYVFQSGRQIRVIVNPDLVKDHELMDLTQKIREKIKSINKTPGDIYITLIREKREIIKL, from the coding sequence ATGACAAATTTAGAAGATAACTCATGGTTTATAGTCGTAACAATTTTAGCAATAACAATATTTTTACTTATGTTATATTGTTGTTATTTGCTTTTTAATCGTCGAAGAAATCATGTAATTAAAAAAGCAAAAGAAGAAGCTAAAAAAATAAAAATGGAGGCGTTAGCTTCTGCCAAAATAGAAGCTACTATTTTAAAAAATACTATTGAAGAAGAACTGTATTCAAAGCGTTTAGAAATAGATCATGAATCAGCAATTTTAGAACAAAAAAAAGTTAAATATTTTGAAGACTTGGAAAATTTAAATTTAAGAGAATCAAAAATTGTTGAACAACAACTTGAAAATAATAGAGTTAAAAATAAGCTATCAATTGATGTTGATAATGTTGTAGAAATATTAGAAAAATTAGCAAACATGTCTTCAGAAGAAGCAAAACAAAGACTAGAATCTTATGTTGAAAATGCTTATTTAGAAGATATTTATAAAGAAATAAAAGCAAAAGAAGACTTGTTAAGGTTAAATTCAAGAGAAACAGCTCTAAATATATTAATTGATGCTATGGAAAAGGCTCACGTTCAAGTTTCTACAGAAAAAAATACTACAATATTTAAACTTGAAGATGACTCATTAAAAGGAAAAATTATTGGTAGAGAAGGTAGAAATGTAAAAACATTTCAACAATATGGTGGTGTTGATATAATAATTGATGAAGTACCAAATCGTATTGTTATTTCATCTTTTAATCCGATTAGAAGAGAAATTGCATACAATACTTTAGCAGAGTTGATTAAAATTGGAAGATTGCAACCTGCCGCTATTGAAGAAACATTATTATTAGAAGAACAAAAAATTCAAGAATCATTTTTAAAAACAGGTTTAGAAGTTACCAAGGAATTAAATATATTTGATTTTCCTGAAGAAATTATTATTAATTTAGGAAAACTTAAGCACCGCTTTAGTTATGGGCAAAGTGTATTACAACACTCTATTGAAGTTGCAAAAATCGCAAGATCAATTGCTGAAACTTTAGAATTAGATACAGAAATAGCTCTTAAAGCAGGATTGTTACATGATATTGGTAAAGCAATTGATTTTGAACAAGAAGGTAGTCATGTTTTATTAGGAACTAATCTATTAAAAACTTATAAAATGGATAATATTATTGTAAATTGTGTAGAATCTCATCATGGCGATGTTGAAAAAAAATCTGTTTATGCAGAAATTATATCTATATCTGATACCATTAGTGCTGCAAGATATGGAGCAAGAAATAATGGAGCTGAAGAGTTTTTTGAAAGACTTAAAGAAGTTGAAGAAGAATGCGAGAAGTTCTATGGGGTACTGAGAGCTTACGTGTTTCAGTCAGGAAGACAAATCCGTGTAATTGTAAATCCAGATTTAGTTAAAGATCATGAGTTAATGGATTTAACTCAAAAAATAAGAGAAAAAATAAAATCTATTAATAAAACTCCAGGTGATATTTATATAACTTTAATTAGAGAAAAAAGAGAAATAATAAAACTTTAA
- a CDS encoding DegV family protein codes for MKTAIIIDSACGVKDLSKYKDTFLVPLLILREDGTSLKDDENFTEEQFNNLNGKELLRTSQSITGEMLNKWDELLKDYDQVICLLISKGLSGQFNTFKMFANNEENGYKGKVHIIDNNGVSILIKRQLEEVRYLLDKGLEPIEVCQKIENKYENIKGYIIPKSLEQLVRGGRVTKAAASLAKILKITPILSYTGIIDKEDKTRTFKKAIENSLDKIIKNETDDYVIDIAYSDCSIELLEEIKKIVIQKNLKIGLVEKLPFVIICHTGAETFAFFATKVNKF; via the coding sequence ATGAAAACAGCAATTATTATTGACTCTGCATGTGGGGTCAAGGACTTAAGTAAATATAAAGACACATTTTTAGTTCCCCTTCTAATTTTAAGAGAAGATGGAACTTCATTAAAAGATGATGAAAATTTTACAGAAGAGCAATTTAACAATTTAAATGGCAAAGAACTTTTAAGAACTTCTCAATCAATAACTGGAGAAATGCTTAATAAATGAGATGAACTGCTAAAAGATTATGACCAAGTTATTTGTTTATTAATATCTAAGGGTTTATCAGGACAATTTAATACTTTTAAAATGTTTGCAAATAATGAAGAAAATGGTTATAAAGGAAAAGTTCACATTATTGACAACAATGGAGTTAGTATTCTTATAAAAAGACAATTAGAAGAAGTGCGTTATTTACTTGATAAAGGCCTTGAACCAATTGAAGTTTGTCAAAAAATCGAAAATAAGTACGAAAATATTAAAGGTTATATTATTCCTAAATCTTTAGAACAACTTGTTAGAGGAGGAAGAGTTACAAAGGCAGCAGCTAGCTTAGCAAAAATACTTAAAATAACTCCTATTCTTTCTTATACAGGAATAATAGATAAAGAAGATAAAACAAGAACTTTTAAAAAAGCTATAGAAAATTCTTTAGATAAAATTATTAAAAATGAAACTGATGATTATGTTATTGATATTGCATATTCAGATTGTTCGATTGAATTGTTAGAAGAAATAAAAAAAATAGTAATACAAAAAAACTTAAAAATAGGCTTAGTTGAAAAACTACCTTTTGTAATCATTTGCCATACAGGTGCAGAAACATTTGCTTTTTTTGCCACTAAAGTTAATAAGTTTTAA
- a CDS encoding alpha/beta hydrolase: protein MKNTNIKFKDKKIQKSWKYLKKYTYQPYKVIIMVIFFPIVLLLSFLCSKIFISYLFKYKKSGISKEGYQLNSWEQIEYDIKARKLKDFAIQKDNVEELDLGDEEKKISALIVKRKDNNFKKWVIGLHGFKRNKYSGLRSCNFFYEKGYNILTFDAYAHGNTYGVKSDFGLTNAKILDQMISWIKQKFKAVEIGILGVSMGATTSLYYAKEYYKKNPVSWMIADCPFSSAIPQIRFFLKRYLKIPWYFMSLGIKRNFLRYSKSDIAKVSLFDKYERVKKLPILYIHGLKDEFIPYHCSVVMHHLKNNQDEDKNSQLVLFEKSKHSACYQDHQTEYKNKVYNFIETKNKF from the coding sequence ATGAAAAATACAAACATAAAATTTAAAGATAAAAAAATACAAAAAAGCTGAAAATATTTAAAAAAATATACATATCAACCTTACAAAGTAATTATTATGGTTATTTTCTTCCCTATCGTTTTGCTTTTAAGTTTTTTGTGCTCAAAAATATTCATTTCATATTTATTCAAATATAAAAAGTCAGGTATTTCTAAAGAAGGATATCAACTAAACAGTTGAGAACAAATTGAATATGATATTAAAGCAAGAAAACTTAAAGATTTTGCAATACAAAAAGATAATGTTGAAGAGTTAGATCTAGGAGATGAAGAAAAAAAAATAAGCGCTTTGATAGTTAAAAGAAAGGATAATAATTTCAAAAAATGGGTTATTGGTTTGCATGGTTTTAAAAGAAATAAGTATAGTGGTTTAAGAAGTTGTAACTTCTTTTATGAAAAAGGTTATAATATATTAACATTTGATGCATATGCTCATGGAAATACTTATGGAGTTAAAAGTGATTTTGGATTAACTAATGCAAAAATTTTAGATCAAATGATTAGTTGAATTAAACAAAAGTTTAAAGCAGTTGAAATCGGAATTCTTGGTGTTAGTATGGGGGCAACTACTAGTTTGTATTATGCAAAAGAGTATTATAAAAAAAATCCTGTTAGTTGGATGATTGCAGACTGTCCATTTAGTTCAGCAATTCCTCAAATAAGATTCTTTTTAAAAAGATATTTAAAAATTCCTTGATACTTTATGTCATTAGGAATAAAAAGAAACTTTTTAAGATATTCAAAATCAGATATAGCAAAAGTTAGTTTATTTGATAAGTATGAAAGAGTTAAAAAATTACCAATTTTATACATTCACGGCTTAAAAGATGAATTTATACCCTATCATTGCAGTGTAGTTATGCATCATTTAAAAAATAATCAAGATGAAGATAAAAATAGTCAATTAGTTTTGTTTGAAAAATCAAAACATTCTGCATGTTATCAAGATCATCAAACAGAGTATAAAAATAAAGTATATAACTTCATAGAAACAAAAAATAAATTTTAA